Below is a genomic region from Methanobacterium sp..
ATTTATTTAGAGAATTAATTAATGGTAAATTTAATATAACAAAAAATCATAACTACTAATGTCTTTTGTTTTTGAATTCAAACTGAAAATAAAAATAGCTCTAAGCTAAAATAATATTAAATGTGTTTTGAAAATGAAAATCGTTGTTTATCATGCAGAAGAGTGCGACAGGAAAAAATGTACTACAGTTAAACTTGGAAAACAGGGAAAAGTTAAAGTAGTCACAAAATTAAATCAATTACCTACCGGTGCAATTGTTTTAGATCCCTACTCCCCAAAATCATTATCTGTTGAAGACAGGGAGACAGTGGTGGAAAAAGGGCTTGTAGGACTTGATTGCTCCTGGAAAAGGTTAAATAAAGTTCCTTATAGAATAAAAACAGGTAAAAACAGCAGATCACTACCTTTCATGATTGCTGCAAATCCCACCAATTATGGAAAGCCATGTATATTATCTACTGCTGAAGCAATTGCAGCAAGTTTTTATATAATTGGATTTAAAGATATAGCTACCGATATTATGTCGGGGTTCAAGTGGGGACCACATTTTCTAACGCTCAATGAAGAGCTTTTAGAAAGTTATTCTAAAGCTAAAAGCAGTTTAGAAGTTGTAAAAATTCAAAATGAATATATAAGTTAAAATATATTTATATAAATAAATGAACTAACGAGTATATCAAGAACTCAATTTTAAACTGTGTTAAAACAGATGATAAAGGAGGCTAATAATGGCTAGATTTGAAGAAGCAGAAAATAGAATATTCAATATCAAAATATGCTTAAAATGTAACGCAAGAAACCCACCAACTGCAAAAGTATGCAGGAAGTGCGGATACAAAGGTCTAAGACCAAAAGCTAAAGAACCAAGAGGATAAATAATTCCTTAAAGTTCAATTTAGTGGGGGGTTAACCTCCCATTTATATTTATAATATCCATTTAATTAACTATTTTCTTGATGATGCTAATGAATGTCGAAAACTACATTAGAACTACACTTAAGGATCATAAATTACACTTAACACTTTTAGATCCAGAAGAGCAGAGCCCTGAAGAAGCTGTAAGGATAGCTAAAGAAGCAATTTCAGGCGGCAGTGATGGAATAATGCTTGGTGGATCCACAACAGAGCCTGAAGAACTCGATGCAACCGCAAAAGCGCTGCGTGAAAATGTCGACGTCCCAGTTATTCTTTTTCCAGGTAATATAAGCGGCGTAAGCAAACATGCGGATGCCATATTTTTTATGAGTCTTCTAAATTCAGCAAATCCATACTGGATAATAGGTGCTCAAGCGTTAGCAGCTCCAGGTATTAAAAAAATGGGAGTAGAAATCCTTTCTATGGGTTATCTCGTTGTTGAACCCGGCGGAACTGTTGGATGGGTTGGAGATGCTAAATTAATTCCAAGGAACAAAGCCGATTTAGCAGTAGCATATGCAATGGCTGCAGAATGCCTTGGAATGAAAATAATCTATCTCGAAGCTGGTTCTGGAGCTAATGAACATATTCCTGAACAGATGATTGCAGGGGTCAAAAAAATGACTGACATAATTGTAATTGTGGGTGGAGGAATACGCGACGGAGAAACCGCTGCAAAAATTGCAAAAGCAGGTGCAGATATTATCGTGACTGGAACTGTAGTTGAAGATAGTTCTAATGTTAAAGATAAAATTGAAGAGCTGGTTAGTGGAATTAAATCAGCTTAAAATTATTCATTTTTTATATAAATATGCTTTTTTTCATTTAATTCTTACTTTAATTTCATATTTGTTGATTATTAACTATTTATATGGTTTATTATTTTTGATTATTTAAATATGTCAATATAAGAGATTATATCATGTAAAAATCCAATATTATCTATTACTTATATTCTATTTTAAAGAGAATTTCAAATAGAAATAAATAATTTAAATAATATAATAAAAACGGTGAAAATCATGGCAGAAAGCACTTGCGAAGTAGAAGGATATGATATGATATCTAAAGAACTTAAAGAAAGACTCGGTTTAGACAAATCTCCAGTAGCAATAAAATTCGTTTTAAGGGAAGAAGACATTCCAGAGGGAATAGAAAAAATAGACGAAAACATAAGGCACTGCGAAATGGTCCAGAGGGCAGCTCAGGGCGCCATGTTCTATGCAACAAATGATGAGCAGATGTGTAAAGGTGGAGCATCTGCTATTGGGCTTATGGAAGCTCCAGAGAAGATAAAATCAGGTGAATTTTACCAGAGCCTTGGAAGGTTCTCCAGTCTTGGAGCTGCAAAGCGTACGCTCGATGAAATACCAAAAATAGACCCTATGATGAAAGCTGTAATCTACGCACCTTTAGAAGACATTAAATATAGTCCAGATGTAATTGTAATAATATGTACACCTGTTCAGGCAATGAAACTTGCTCAAGCTATGGTCTATACTCGCGGAGGTAAAGTAGAAGCAAGCTTTTCAGGAATTCAATCCATATGTGCTGATGCTGTGGCCGGTCCGTTCACTAAAAATACCGCAAATATAACCATGGGGTGCAGCGGTTCAAGGGGATATGCAGATATAAAAGAAGACGAAGTAATTGTCGGTATGAACGGTGAGAATATAGGGTGCGTTGTAAATGCACTTGTATCCATGAAATAATAACTGATAAATAAGTTAAAGGGGGATTAGATGGCCGAAACAAAAATATTTGAAATATTGGATGAGGCTAAAGAACTGGATGCAAAAATGGCAAAATATAAAGATGTAGCAGATCAAGACATGATGATGGTCTGGATGGACAACATACTGAAACTGGTAACCAAGCTTGGAAAAGCAGAAGAAGAACTGCAGGAACGATTTGAGATGTTGGAAGACAGTTTAGAAAAATAAATTTACTTTTTTTATTTTTCTCTAGTGTTTCAATACGTTTCAAAATAATAGTTAATTATATATCTTTTTAATATCAGCCATCACTTCATCCACTAACATGCCCTCATTAGATTCAACGGCTGATCTTTTAACGGTTTCAAGATGGTACAGAATATGCTTGACTATCTTCTCTTTTTCATTTTTATCATGATTTTTATCCAGCATACTGGCTGTAGAATTCCAAATTGCCTTTAACCCTTCCCTGAATGTCCCATAATCATATTTCATCAAAGAAGCATTCATGATGTCAATAATCGGCTGTATAGGGTCATCTTTTTCTATTAGTTTTTCATCTGCACTGGCAGCTGCTAAAACATTTTCCAAAGTAACTCTTTCTGTAAGCTTGCCCATTACAACAGACGGTTTCATAAGGTCTAAAATATTCCACATATACGGTATCAAAGCTATAAATGCAAACATGCTGATGTAGTATGCAAAAAGAATGTAATTTTCAAGGTCTGAAATCCTGCTTTGAGTGTCAACTATGAGTTTCAGTAAAGTTACACAGTATGCTATGGCAAAAATGTAAACCACAATCAAAACCCAGAGGTCTGGAGTTCTTTTGAAGATATCAATTACCCTTGAAGAAGATGATGCAGCAAGCTGCACTGCTACTAGACTTAAAGTAACGACTATAGCCAAAATAGTAGCTTCGCTTTCAATAAGGGAGCTCAATATATAACGGGCACTGTCTACATCTGTATAAAGTAGCTTAAAATGATAAAAGAAAAGATATGAAACCAGTGTAACCATTATAAAAATAACTAAATAGTCAATCCACGCAACCAATCATTTTTAAATGAAACATTAAAAGCCATATATTATTTATAGTTCATTATAAATCACTTTCTTTTCTCTAAACTGCAATCTAAATTTTTATACCATACCCTCCCTTTCATCATGAATGTTTTTTTCCTTTATCAGTTTATTAATTTTGTCTAAGGAGGACTGTGCAGCTAAGCTTGTTTCTTTAACCTCCAATTCCTTTGCTCTTTTTCTTATATGTTCAAGTGATTCTTTGGCATGTTTTAATATACTATGGGCAGCTAAAACGCTTGATTCACTCCATACAGCTATCCTTCCAATTTCCCACAGATATCCTGCTATATCATTTGTATTTTCATTAAAATCACCTTCTAAAGCAGCCATTCCTAAATTAGATAAGTAATTAACGATTCTTATAGTTGTTTTAGGAAGATCATTTCTTGCTGTATATCTCCCCATATTCCCCATAGAATTTACCGCATTAGAAACGGATTGATCTAATTTTTGATCTATTGATAACTTCCCAATCCCATAGATGGTTCCCCCCATCCAAACTGTTTCTTCCAGTCCGCGCTGCGCATGTTTAGCTGCCTCTATTGCAATAATTCCAAGTGAATTAACCGTTACACTGGTTGCAAAATCAAGTTCATTTTGAGCAGCACCTCTACCAATTTCTCCTATTAAATCTGTTACTGATACCCGTATATCAATCATTTCCCGACTTATAGCACGTCTACCAATGTTTTTAATTGAATTAACTGCTTCACCCACTACACTCTCAATTCTATTTTCCATTGCAGTTTTTCCAATTAGATATATAGTGATTATTACTTCCATAACAGAATCTTCGTCATCACGGCTTACTGCTAATTTTCCAACTTTTTCCAGATGAGTAAATATATGTTTTACTACAATCCCTTCTTCCCTTTCAAATCTTCCATTTTTAAGTGTAGTAATCATATAATTTTCCAGTACATTCAAGCCGTACCTCATGGTTCCATAATCATATTTCATCATCGAACTGTGTATAATATCAATTACAGGTTGAACTGGATCGCTTTCAGTATCAATAACCGGCCTCATTATATCTGAATAAATATATGAGTAGCTGATATCGTTTGAATCAGTGCCAATGATTTTTTCAGATTCCTGTACACCTGCTAGAATATTTTCACTGGTTATTCTTTCAGCGAATCTATCTATTACTGTTGAAGACTTCATAATTTCGATAGATCCGAAAAGATAAGGTATTAATGAACCCAAAGCAAAAATAGCCAAGAAATATGCAGTCCATACCACAATATCAAAGTATAAAATGTTGTTGAAATAAACAAAATCTATAAAATAGAGTACAGTTAACGCATAGCCAATAGCCGCAATATAAATTCCCACAACTATCCAGATTGCAGGGGATTTTTTAAATATGTCTATAACTCGTGTAGAATAAGAAGAAGCTGTAAGTTGAAGGACAATCAAG
It encodes:
- a CDS encoding geranylgeranylglyceryl/heptaprenylglyceryl phosphate synthase, with product MNVENYIRTTLKDHKLHLTLLDPEEQSPEEAVRIAKEAISGGSDGIMLGGSTTEPEELDATAKALRENVDVPVILFPGNISGVSKHADAIFFMSLLNSANPYWIIGAQALAAPGIKKMGVEILSMGYLVVEPGGTVGWVGDAKLIPRNKADLAVAYAMAAECLGMKIIYLEAGSGANEHIPEQMIAGVKKMTDIIVIVGGGIRDGETAAKIAKAGADIIVTGTVVEDSSNVKDKIEELVSGIKSA
- a CDS encoding DUF169 domain-containing protein encodes the protein MAESTCEVEGYDMISKELKERLGLDKSPVAIKFVLREEDIPEGIEKIDENIRHCEMVQRAAQGAMFYATNDEQMCKGGASAIGLMEAPEKIKSGEFYQSLGRFSSLGAAKRTLDEIPKIDPMMKAVIYAPLEDIKYSPDVIVIICTPVQAMKLAQAMVYTRGGKVEASFSGIQSICADAVAGPFTKNTANITMGCSGSRGYADIKEDEVIVGMNGENIGCVVNALVSMK
- a CDS encoding 50S ribosomal protein L40e; translation: MARFEEAENRIFNIKICLKCNARNPPTAKVCRKCGYKGLRPKAKEPRG
- a CDS encoding DUF2254 family protein, coding for MVTLVSYLFFYHFKLLYTDVDSARYILSSLIESEATILAIVVTLSLVAVQLAASSSSRVIDIFKRTPDLWVLIVVYIFAIAYCVTLLKLIVDTQSRISDLENYILFAYYISMFAFIALIPYMWNILDLMKPSVVMGKLTERVTLENVLAAASADEKLIEKDDPIQPIIDIMNASLMKYDYGTFREGLKAIWNSTASMLDKNHDKNEKEKIVKHILYHLETVKRSAVESNEGMLVDEVMADIKKIYN
- a CDS encoding DUF2254 family protein, translating into MFHATDLSKGLKIYFPIFAVFVAVFSTVLYLYSPLFTYTSIESVRFTLTAVVEGEATIIALVITLSLIVLQLTASSYSTRVIDIFKKSPAIWIVVGIYIAAIGYALTVLYFIDFVYFNNILYFDIVVWTAYFLAIFALGSLIPYLFGSIEIMKSSTVIDRFAERITSENILAGVQESEKIIGTDSNDISYSYIYSDIMRPVIDTESDPVQPVIDIIHSSMMKYDYGTMRYGLNVLENYMITTLKNGRFEREEGIVVKHIFTHLEKVGKLAVSRDDEDSVMEVIITIYLIGKTAMENRIESVVGEAVNSIKNIGRRAISREMIDIRVSVTDLIGEIGRGAAQNELDFATSVTVNSLGIIAIEAAKHAQRGLEETVWMGGTIYGIGKLSIDQKLDQSVSNAVNSMGNMGRYTARNDLPKTTIRIVNYLSNLGMAALEGDFNENTNDIAGYLWEIGRIAVWSESSVLAAHSILKHAKESLEHIRKRAKELEVKETSLAAQSSLDKINKLIKEKNIHDEREGMV
- a CDS encoding DUF367 family protein yields the protein MKIVVYHAEECDRKKCTTVKLGKQGKVKVVTKLNQLPTGAIVLDPYSPKSLSVEDRETVVEKGLVGLDCSWKRLNKVPYRIKTGKNSRSLPFMIAANPTNYGKPCILSTAEAIAASFYIIGFKDIATDIMSGFKWGPHFLTLNEELLESYSKAKSSLEVVKIQNEYIS